In the Lepus europaeus isolate LE1 chromosome 18, mLepTim1.pri, whole genome shotgun sequence genome, one interval contains:
- the METTL23 gene encoding histone-arginine methyltransferase METTL23 isoform X1, translating to MYVWPCAVVLAQYLWFHRRSLPGKAVLEIGAGVSLPGIVAAKCGAKVTLSDSAELPHCLEICRQSCQMNHLPQVPVVGLTWGHVSQDLLGLPPQDIILASDVFFEPEDFEDILTTVYFLMQKNPKVQLWSTYQVRSADWSLEALLYKWEMRCVHVPLGSFQADKEHIADSALPGRHTIEMLVISRAEDGLS from the exons ATGTACGtttggccctgtgctgtggtcctGGCCCAGTACCTATGGTTTCACAGAAGATCCCTGCCGGGCAAGGCGGTCTTAGAG ATTGGAGCCGGTGTGAGCCTTCCAGGAATTGTGGCTGCAAAATGTGGTGCCAAAGTCACGTTGTCAGACAGCGCGGAGCTACCGCACTGTCTGGAAATCTGTCGGCAGAGCTGCCAGATGAACCACCTGCCGCAGGTGCCCGTCGTGGGCCTGACGTGGGGCCACGTCTCTCAGGATCTCCTGGGCCTACCACCGCAGGACATCATTCTGGCGTCTGATGTCTTCTTTGAACCAGAAG ACTTTGAAGACATCTTGACTACAGTGTACTTCTTGATGCAGAAGAACCCCAAAGTTCAGCTGTGGTCTACTTACCAGGTTAGAAG CGCTGACTGGTCCCTGGAAGCTCTGCTCTACAAGTGGGAGATGAGATGCGTCCATGTCCCCCTGGGGTCTTTCCAGGCTGACAAGGAGCACATCGCAGACTCTGCCCTCCCAGGAAGACACACAATTGAGATGCTGGTCATCTCCCGTGCAGAGGACGGCCTGAGTTAG
- the METTL23 gene encoding histone-arginine methyltransferase METTL23 isoform X4 yields MECTFGPVLWSWPSTYGFTEDPCRIGAGVSLPGIVAAKCGAKVTLSDSAELPHCLEICRQSCQMNHLPQVPVVGLTWGHVSQDLLGLPPQDIILASDVFFEPEDFEDILTTVYFLMQKNPKVQLWSTYQVRSADWSLEALLYKWEMRCVHVPLGSFQADKEHIADSALPGRHTIEMLVISRAEDGLS; encoded by the exons ATGGAATGTACGtttggccctgtgctgtggtcctGGCCCAGTACCTATGGTTTCACAGAAGATCCCTGCCGG ATTGGAGCCGGTGTGAGCCTTCCAGGAATTGTGGCTGCAAAATGTGGTGCCAAAGTCACGTTGTCAGACAGCGCGGAGCTACCGCACTGTCTGGAAATCTGTCGGCAGAGCTGCCAGATGAACCACCTGCCGCAGGTGCCCGTCGTGGGCCTGACGTGGGGCCACGTCTCTCAGGATCTCCTGGGCCTACCACCGCAGGACATCATTCTGGCGTCTGATGTCTTCTTTGAACCAGAAG ACTTTGAAGACATCTTGACTACAGTGTACTTCTTGATGCAGAAGAACCCCAAAGTTCAGCTGTGGTCTACTTACCAGGTTAGAAG CGCTGACTGGTCCCTGGAAGCTCTGCTCTACAAGTGGGAGATGAGATGCGTCCATGTCCCCCTGGGGTCTTTCCAGGCTGACAAGGAGCACATCGCAGACTCTGCCCTCCCAGGAAGACACACAATTGAGATGCTGGTCATCTCCCGTGCAGAGGACGGCCTGAGTTAG
- the METTL23 gene encoding histone-arginine methyltransferase METTL23 isoform X3, with protein MNHLPQVPVVGLTWGHVSQDLLGLPPQDIILASDVFFEPEDFEDILTTVYFLMQKNPKVQLWSTYQVRSADWSLEALLYKWEMRCVHVPLGSFQADKEHIADSALPGRHTIEMLVISRAEDGLS; from the exons ATGAACCACCTGCCGCAGGTGCCCGTCGTGGGCCTGACGTGGGGCCACGTCTCTCAGGATCTCCTGGGCCTACCACCGCAGGACATCATTCTGGCGTCTGATGTCTTCTTTGAACCAGAAG ACTTTGAAGACATCTTGACTACAGTGTACTTCTTGATGCAGAAGAACCCCAAAGTTCAGCTGTGGTCTACTTACCAGGTTAGAAG CGCTGACTGGTCCCTGGAAGCTCTGCTCTACAAGTGGGAGATGAGATGCGTCCATGTCCCCCTGGGGTCTTTCCAGGCTGACAAGGAGCACATCGCAGACTCTGCCCTCCCAGGAAGACACACAATTGAGATGCTGGTCATCTCCCGTGCAGAGGACGGCCTGAGTTAG
- the SRSF2 gene encoding serine/arginine-rich splicing factor 2 has product MSYGRPPPDVEGMTSLKVDNLTYRTSPDTLRRVFEKYGRVGDVYIPRDRYTKESRGFAFVRFHDKRDAEDAMDAMDGAVLDGRELRVQMARYGRPPDSHHSRRGPPPRRYGGGGYGRRSRSPRRRRRSRSRSRSRSRSRSRSRYSRSKSRSRTRSRSRSTSKSRSARRSKSKSSSVSRSRSRSRSRSRSRSPPPVSKRESKSRSRSKSPPKSPEEEGAVSS; this is encoded by the exons ATGAGCTACGGCCGCCCGCCTCCCGATGTGGAGGGCATGACCTCGCTCAAGGTGGACAACCTGACCTACCGCACCTCGCCCGACACGCTGAGGCGCGTCTTCGAGAAGTACGGGCGCGTGGGCGACGTGTACATCCCGCGGGACCGCTACACCAAGGAGTCCCGCGGCTTCGCCTTCGTGCGCTTCCACGACAAGCGCGACGCCGAGGACGCCATGGACGCCATGGACGGCGCGGTGCTGGACGGCCGCGAGCTCCGGGTGCAGATGGCGCGCTACGGCCGCCCGCCGGACTCGCACCACAGCCGCCGCGGCCCGCCGCCCCGCAGGTACGGGGGCGGCGGCTACGGACGCCGGAGCCGCAG CCCGAGGCGGCGCCGCCGCAGCCGCTCCCGGAGTCGGAGTCGCTCCCGGTCCCGAAGCCGATCTCGCTACAGCCGCTCCAAGTCTCGGTCCCGCACGCGGTCGCGCTCCCGCTCGACGTCCAAGTCCAGATCGGCGCGAAGGTCCAAGTCCAAGTCCTCGTCGGTGTCCAGGTCGCGCTCACGGTCCAGGTCCCGGTCTCGGTCCAGGAGCCCTCCCCCCGTCTCCAAGCGGGAGTCCAAGTCCAGGTCGCGATCCAAGAGCCCCCCCAAGTCTCCGGAGGAGGAAGGAGCCGTGTCCTCTTAA
- the METTL23 gene encoding histone-arginine methyltransferase METTL23 isoform X2 has protein sequence MYVWPCAVVLAQYLWFHRRSLPGKAVLEIGAGVSLPGIVAAKCGAKVTLSDSAELPHCLEICRQSCQMNHLPQVPVVGLTWGHVSQDLLGLPPQDIILASDVFFEPEDFEDILTTVYFLMQKNPKVQLWSTYQVRSSLSIPLPPALTGPWKLCSTSGR, from the exons ATGTACGtttggccctgtgctgtggtcctGGCCCAGTACCTATGGTTTCACAGAAGATCCCTGCCGGGCAAGGCGGTCTTAGAG ATTGGAGCCGGTGTGAGCCTTCCAGGAATTGTGGCTGCAAAATGTGGTGCCAAAGTCACGTTGTCAGACAGCGCGGAGCTACCGCACTGTCTGGAAATCTGTCGGCAGAGCTGCCAGATGAACCACCTGCCGCAGGTGCCCGTCGTGGGCCTGACGTGGGGCCACGTCTCTCAGGATCTCCTGGGCCTACCACCGCAGGACATCATTCTGGCGTCTGATGTCTTCTTTGAACCAGAAG ACTTTGAAGACATCTTGACTACAGTGTACTTCTTGATGCAGAAGAACCCCAAAGTTCAGCTGTGGTCTACTTACCAGGTTAGAAG CTCTCTCTCAATTCCTCTTCCTCCAGCGCTGACTGGTCCCTGGAAGCTCTGCTCTACAAGTGGGAGATGA